The Polaribacter sp. Q13 sequence CCTCTCTACGGTTTACAGTAAATATTTAAAAAATATGATTACTATAAAAGTAAACCAAGAAAATCATCAATTTTCAGACAATTTAGCATTAGAACAATTAATTCGTTTTTTAGAAATAAAAACGAACGGAATTGCTGTTGCTATAAATGGTAGTGTCGTTAAAAAAAGCGATTGGTCTTTACGGTTACTTCAAAATAGTGATGAAGTTTTAATTATTAAATCCACCCAAGGTGGTTAGTAATTAGACTATTAAAAAACAAACTATTTAATTGATCTAACTAAAATTTATGAAGAGCAAAGACACTGCACCAAAACAAGACGGAATTACAAGACATCCGTTTCCTAATTCTACAAAAGTATATGTAGCAGGGAAAATTCATCCACAGATAAAAGTTGCCATGCGAGAAATTGCATTGAGTGATACAACAGATTCTATGACGAAAAAGAAAACGCCAAACGAACCTGTTACCGTCTATGATACTTCTGGTCCATATACAGACCCAAATAAAGAAATCAATATCCATGCAGGGATAGAAAGAATTCGTGAACAATGGATTTTAGAAAGAAGAAATGTAGAGCAATTAGATGCTTTTTCTTCGGAATATTGCAACGAGCGTTTAAACGATAAGAGTTTAGACCACATGCGTTTTGCCTTGTTAAAAAAGCCTTTAAGAGCAAAAAAAGGACAAAATGTTACCCAATTGCACTATGCAAAACAAGGTATGATTACGCCAGAAATGGAATACATCGCTATTCGAGAAAACCAACGAATCGATGAAATGACGGAGATTAGAAAGCAACACAAAGGAGAACACTTTGGCGCTTCTATTCCAGATAAAATTACACCAGAATTTGTACGAAGCGAAGTAGCAAGAGGGCGTGCTGTAATTCCTTCAAATATCAACCACCCAGAAGCAGAACCTATGATTTTAGGGAGAAACTTCTTAGTAAAAATTAACGCAAACATTGGTAATTCTGCCGTAACATCTTCGATAGAAGAAGAAGTAGAAAAAGCAGTTTGGGCGTGTCGTTGGGGTGCAGATAATATTATGGATTTATCTACCGGAGAAAATATTCACGAAACGCGTGAGTGGATTGTTCGTAATTCTCCAGTACCAGTTGGTACGGTACCAATTTACCAAGCTTTAGAAAAAGTAAACGGAGTTGCAGAAGATTTAACGTGGGAGATTTTTAAAGATACTTTAATAGAACAAGCAGAGCAAGGAGTCGATTATTTTACCATTCACGCAGGTGTTTTGTTACGTTACATACCAATGACAGCAAAACGTGTTACCGGAATCGTTTCTCGTGGAGGTTCAATTATGGCAAAATGGTGTTTGGCGCATCATAAAGAGAGTTTTTTATACACTCATTTCGAAGATATTTGCGAAATTTTAAAACAATACGATGTTGCTTTTTCTTTAGGAGACGGTTTGCGTCCGGGATCTGTTGCTGATGCAAATGACGAAGCGCAATTTGCCGAATTGGAAACTTTGGGCGAGTTAACTCAGATTGCTCGTAAGCACGAAGTTCAGTGTTTTATAGAAGGACCAGGTCACGTGCCAATGCACATGATTAAAGAAAATATGGAGAAGCAGATTGATGTTTGCGACGAAGCGCCTTTTTACACGTTAGGGCCTTTAACAACAGACATTGCACCAGGTTACGATCATATTACATCTGGTATCGGAGCCGCTATGATTGGTTGGTTTGGTTGCGCTATGTTGTGTTACGTTACGCCAAAAGAGCACTTAGGTTTACCTAATAAAGAAGACGTTCGTGTTGGTGTGGTTACTTACAAATTGGCAGCCCATGCTGCCGATTTAGCAAAAGGGCATCCAGGTTCTCAGCACCGAGATAACGCATTAAGTATGGCGCGTTTTGAGTTCCGTTGGAATGATCAATTCAATTTAGGATTAGATCCTGAGCGTGCTTTAGAGTACCACGATGAGACGTTGCCTGCAGATGGTGCAAAGGTGGCGCATTTCTGTTCTATGTGCGGACCGAAATTCTGTTCTATGAAAATTTCTCAAGAAGTGAGAGATTTTGCAGCCGAAAATGACATTGTAGACAACGAGGTGATTGCAAAAGGAATGCAAGAAAAATCTAAGGAGTTTAAGGAAAAAGGATCGGAAGTGTATTTATAAAATAATTAGGAAGTTCCCACGCTTAGAAAAAAGCGTGGGCGGGCTTTCCGTTATATCTTTTGCTGAAAAAGCAAAAGGATGCCACTGCAATCCCTAACTCAAAAACCAAAGCAACTGTAATTACGAGAAGGTGAAAGTTATCGTCATTACGAGGAGGTACGACGAAGTAATCTTATCTTTTAATTTCAAAAACTAAAAACACTATGATAATTCTTATCTCACCAGAAAACGATATCCCAAACGAAATAGAGACACTAAACCAATTATTTAAAGAAGGTTTAATGGTGTATCATTTTAGAAAACCTGCTAAAAATTACGAAGAACACGTCGCGTATTTAAATCAGGTAGATAAAGAATTTCACAATAGAATTGTAGTGCATTATCATCATGAGTTGATAAATGAGTTTAATTTAAAAGGAATCCATTTTCAGGAACAAAAAAGAATAGATCATATCGATGATCCGAGTGAGTATTTTAAAAATCTAAACATGTATGGAAAAACAATTAGTTCTTCTTTTCATGAACCCAAAGTTTTAAAAGATTGTTATTTCGAATTTGATTACCATTTATTGAGCCCTGTTTTTTCTTCTATTTCTAAAGAAGGCTATGAAGGCAAAGGTTTTGATGTGAATCATATTAATAAAACCATTATTGGAATGGGCGGAATTAATACAGATACCATAGCACAAACTATACAATTAGGTTTTAAAGGAATTGGAGTTTTAGGAGGCGTTTGGAATGCAGAAAACCCGGTTGAGAGTTTTATCAATATAAAACGTGCTTATCAAGTATGTACAGCAAATTAATACGATTATCATGTTAATTTGAGGTATCAGATAAAAAAATATCAAACGGAAATAATGACGTGCAGTTTTGTCATTTCGACCAAAGGGAGAAATCACATATTATTGCTCAATTTTACGTTCTCCTCTTTATGAGACTTCTCCCAAAAGGTCGAAGTGACAGGTTTGTGGAGCTTTTTTTGTAATTTGAAATAATAATAATAATAATAACTAGTTGATTTGTAATTTTTTTGTATGGAAAAGGTCAATGGTAGCACAGTCGAGAACTACGTAAGTTAAGAGTTATTTAGGTTTGAGGAGTGGGAAAGGTTATTAAGTATAAGATTGCCACGTCCTTTGTTTTCGAAATGACAATTACAATGGATAAAACTCTTGTCAGTTCGAGTGTTTTTATGAAGTGATAAGGAAATAAAAATGTATCGAGAACACGTTTGTAAAACACGAATTTGTTTTCAAAAAGAAGAAAGAATTTAAAAGAAATAAATAAAATTTGAATCAAAAAAACTACATATTAACCATTGCAGGTTTAGATCCTTCGAGTGGAGCGGGAATTACATCAGATATGAAGACATTTGAAGCGCATAATCTATACGGATTATCGGTGTGTACTGCAGTTACGGTTCAGAATGATATTGAGTTTACAGACTGTGTTTGGATAGAGAAAAAAGTGATATTAAGTCAAGTAAAACAACTTTTTAAACGCTTTTATATTCCTGTTGTAAAAATCGGAATCATTAAATCTTGGAAAATTTTGTTAGAAGTTATTCAAGCTTTAAAAAAGTTAAATCCGGAGATTAAAATAGTTTTAGATCCTATTTTAAAAGCAAGTGCGGGTTTTAAATTTCATAGCATACAAGATCTAGAAACTTTTGAAAAAGTATTAGAAAATTGCGATTTTATAACGCCAAATTATGATGAAATAAAAGCATTGTTTCCAGATAAAAGCATAGAACAAACCATAGAGTTTATCGCAGAAAGAACAAATATCTACTTAAAAGGCGGACATAGAACGGACAAAAAAGGTTGGGACGAAGTGTATTACAGTAAAATTGTAAAACTAAATATTCCTCCAATCACCACAAAACCCATTTATGAAAAACACGGAAGTGGTTGTGTTTTATCATCCGCTTTAGCAGCAAATTTAGTGAAAGAGATTCCTTTAGAAGACGCTTGTAGAAATACAAAATTGTACACAGAACAGTTTTTAAGTTCTAACGAGTCCTTATTAGGAACACATAATTATCAACAAAAATGATTAGTAAATTACAATATATATCACAAGGAGAAACGCCCGAAACTCATTTAGAAAACCTACAAAAAGCATGTGTTTCTGGGGCAGATTGGGTGCAATTACGTTTAAAAAATTGTGATGTTGAAACCATTTTAGAAACGGCTCAAAAGGCAAGAGAAATAACAAATAGTTTTAATGCAAAACTAATTATAAACGATCATTACAAAATTGCGAAAGCTGTAAAAGCAGACGGAGTGCATTTAGGTAAAAGTGATGAATGTCCGTTAGTGGTTCGTACCTATTTAGGTGCATCTTTTATAATTGGAGGAACTGCAAATACAGCTGAAGATTGTAACAGTTTACTTGACAAAAAAGTAGATTATATTGGTTTAGGTCCTTATCGATTTACAGAAACCAAAAAGAATTTAAGTCCGGTTTTAGGTGTTTTAGGCTACAGAAAAATAGTAAAAGAATTACAAACGGAAACACCAATAATTGCAATTGGCGGAATTACATTAAAAGATGTCTCCGAAATAATAAACACAGGAATTTACGGAGTTGCAGTTTCTGGAGAAATAACAAAAGAAGTTAGCAGTATTGCTGAATTTCAAGAAATTTTAAATTGAGAAAGAGAGATGTCAACTAGAACAAGGTTTATAGGTTAGGGATTTTATAAGATGAACTAGGTTTAAACTTTGCTCGACGTGATGTCAAATCAAAAAAAACATATAATGAGTCAAAAATTAAAAATAGCAGACAAAGAATTTACCTCTCGTTTATTTACAGGAACAGGGAAATTTAGTTCATCTCAGTTAATGAAAGAAGCAGTATTGGCTTCCGAAAGTGAGTTGATAACAGTGGCTTTAAAAAGGGTAGATGTTGCAAATGAAGAAGATGATATTTTATCTCATTTGAATCATAAACGTATTAATTTGTTGCCAAATACATCTGGAGTAAGAACTGCCAAAGAAGCTGTTTTTGCGGCCGAATTATCTAGGGAAGCTTTAGAAACGAATTGGGTAAAATTAGAAATTCACCCAGATCCAAGATATTTATTACCAGACCCAATAGAAACTTTAAAAGCGGCAGAAGAATTGGTGAAATTAGGTTTTGTGGTGATGCCATATATTCATGCAGACCCAGTTTTATGTAAGCGTTTAGAAGATGTTGGAGTACAATGTGTAATGCCTTTAGGTGCGCCAATTGGAAGTAACAAAGGTTTAAAAACGGTCGATTTTTTAGACATTATAATAGAACAATCTAACGTGCCTGTAATTGTAGATGCTGGTATTGGCGCACCGTCTCACGCAGCGTATGCGATGGAATTAGGCGCAGATGCTGTTTTGGTAAATACGGCAATTGCAGTTTCTCAAAACCCTGTTGCCATGGCAAAAGCATTTAAAATGGCAGTGGAAGCGGGTAGAATAGCATACGAAGCAAAATTGGCTCCAAGAAGTGAAATGGCCATTGCAAGCAGTCCGTTAACTAGTTTTTTAAATTAAAGTATGAGTCATTTTAAAGAACTTTTCGATACCTATAATTGGGATTTTAGCCTAAAAAGTATTTTCGATAAAACAGCTGTTGAGGTAGAACAAGCGTTGGCAAAAGATAAGCTGGATTTAGAAGATTTTAAAGCCTTAATTTCTCCTGCCGCAAAACCATTTTTAGAAGAAATGGCATATAAAAGTCAACTGTTGACTAAAAAACGTTTCGGAAATACGATGCAGATGTATGTGCCAATGTATTTGAGTAACGAATGTCAGAATATTTGTACGTATTGTGGTTTTAGTATGACGAATAAAATTCCGAGACGGACGCTAACAGATGCAGAAATTTTAAAGGAAGTCGCTTTTTTAAAAGCCAAAGGCTACGATCATATTTTGTTGGTAACTGGAGAAGCGAATAAAACGGTAGGAGTAGCATATATTAAGAATGCTATTCAATTAATCCGTTCTCAGTTTTCGAATATTACGATTGAAGTACAGCCTTTAGACCAAGATGAATATGAGTTGTTGGTGGAAAACGGCTTGTATGCGGTTTTGGTGTATCAAGAAACGTATCATAGAGACGAGTACAAGAAACATCATCCGAAGGGAAAAAAATCTAATTTCGATTATCGATTAGATACACCAGATAGATTAGGAAAAGCAGGAATTCATAAGATTGGTTTGGGCGCTTTATTCGGATTAGAAGATTGGCGTGCCGATAGCTTTTTTACCGCTTTGCATTTAAAATATTTACAGAAAACGTATTGGAAGACAAAGTATTCCATTTCTTTTCCCAGATTGCGTCCGCATTCTGGCGGATTAGAGCCAAAAGTAGAAATGACAGATTCGGACTTGGTACAACTTATTTGTGCGTTTCGTTTGTTTGACGAAGACATAGAGTTATCAATGTCTACCAGGGAAAGTGAAGTTTTTAGAAATCATATTGTCAATTTAGGAATTACTTCTATTAGTGCAGAATCTAAAACAAATCCTGGAGGGTATTCGGTAGCACCACAATCTTTAGAACAGTTTGAAATTTCTGATGAAAGAAGTACTGCTGAGGTGGTACAAATGCTAAAAAATCAAGATTTAGAAGTGGTTTGGAAAGATTGGGAACATTTTAGGTAATCAATGATCAATAATCATTTATCAGTGATCAATTATCAATTATGAAATTAATGCTTTAAATTAGATTTATCATGCTAACATCCGAAGAAAAAAAACAATACAATCGACATTTAATTCTAGATAAAATAGGAGAAGAAGGGCAGTTAAAACTAAAACAAGCCAAAGTTTTGGTTATTGGAGCTGGCGGATTAGGTTGCCCTGTTTTACAATATTTAACCGCTGCAGGAGTTGGAACGATTGGTATTATTGATGACGATGTGGTAGATCAAAGTAATTTACAACGTCAGATTTTATATACGATAGATGATATTGGTATTTCAAAATCTAAAACTGCTGCAAAACGATTGTCAAGGTTAAATCCGTTTGTGAAATTTGATGTTTATAATGAGAAATTAACCAGAGAAAATGCCATTTTATTATTCACTAATTATGATATTATTGTAGACGGAAGCGATAATTTTTCGACGCGTTATTTGGTAAATGATGCGGCCGTAATTACAAACAAACCATTAGTTTACGGATCTATATTTAAATTTGAAGGTCAGGTGAGTGTTTTTAACTATCAAGGAAGCGGAACGTATAGATGTTTGTATCCAACGCCACCAAAACTAGATGAATCTCCAAATTGTTCAGAAATTGGCGTTTTAGGCGTTTTACCCGGAATTATAGGAAGTTTACAAGCCAATGAAACGATTAAAATTATTTGCGGAATAGGAGCGGTGCTTGCCAATAAATTATTGATTTATGATTCTTTACAAATGAATCAAACAATTTTAAATTTTGAAAAAGACACTACTTTAGAAATTACTGTTTTAGAAGCTGATTATGATTTTTTCTGCGGAATTGTATCATCAGAAGAAATTACTATAGAAGAACTCGAAAAAAATAAAGAAAAATATAATTTATTAGATGTTCGCGAAACTTGGGAAAGAGAAGGCCATCATATTGGAGGGCAACACATTCCTTTAGACGAGTTGTTGGAACGTCTTGATGAGGTGAATCAGCATAAAGATTTAGTAGTGTACTGTAAGTCTGGAGTGCGAAGTAAGAAGGCAATTAATATTTTATTCAATAATAATTATAAGCCTAAAATATTAAATTTAAAGGGTGGTTGTTTCTAGTTAATTTTTAGTAAAAATTAATTATGAGATACTTTTTTAACTTTGAGATAGTTAAAGTTTTTTATAATGCGTCAATTCTTTAAACTAAAAACACTACTTTTGCACGAAATTTAAGAATACATAAATGCAACCAATTAGAAATATCGCTATTATAGCCCATGTCGATCACGGTAAGACAACGTTAGTAGATAAAATTATAGATCAAGCAAAAATCTTAGACGATCGTAAAGTTCGTACAGATTTATTGTTAGATAGTAACGATTTAGAAAGAGAAAGAGGAATTACTATTCTTTCTAAAAATGTATCGGTACACTACAAAGACACAAAAATTAACGTAATTGATACTCCTGGTCACGCGGATTTTGGTGGTGAAGTAGAGCGTGTATTAAAAATGGCTGATGGTGTTTTATTATTAGTTGATGCTTTTGAAGGGCCAATGCCACAAACTCGTTTTGTATTAGGTAAAGCCTTAGAATTAGGATTAACTCCTATTGTTGTTGTAAATAAAGTAGATAAAGAAAACTGTACTCCTGACATCGTTCATGAAAAAGTTTTCGATTTAATGTTTGCGTTAGAAGCAACAGAAGAGCAATTAGACTTTGCTACTGTTTATGGTTCTGCAAAGAACAACTGGATGAGTACTGATTGGAGAAATGAAACTGATAACATTATTCCTTTATTGGATGCTGTTTTAGAATCTATTCCAGAAACGAAGTACAATGCAGGTACACCACAAATGCAAATTACTTCTTTAGATTTTTCTGCTTTTACAGGTAGAATTGCTATTGGACGTGTTTTTAGAGGTGACTTAGAAGTAGGTAAAGATTACATGTTGTGTAAAGCAGATGGTTCTACTAAAAAAGTAAGAATTAAAGAATTACACGTATTCGAAGGAATGGGTAAACTACAGGTAGAAAAAGTACCTTGTGGAGATATTTGTGCTATTACAGGTATTGAGGGATTTGAAATTGGTGATACAATTGCAGATTTAGAAAACCCAGAAGCATTACCAAGAACAGAAATAGATCAACCTACTATGAGTATGTTGTTTACTATTAACAACTCTCCTTTCTTTGGTAAAGAAGGTAAATATGTAACATCTCGTCACTTAAGAGATCGTTTATTTAAAGAATTAGAAAAAAACCTTGCATTAAAAGTAGAAACTACTGATAGTGAAGATAAATTCAACGTTTTTGGACGTGGAGTTTTACACTTATCTGTATTAATCGAAACAATGCGTAGAGAAGGTTATGAATTACAAGTGGGACGTCCACAAGTAATTATAAAAATGGTAGATGGTAAGAAACATGAACCAATGGAAACATTGTCTATTGATGTACCAGAAGACATGGCTTCTAAAGCTATTAACTTAGTATCTCTTAGAAAAGGAGATATGTTAATAATGGAACCTAAAGGAGATTTGCAACACTTAGAATTTACAATTCCATCTCGTGGATTGATTGGTTTAAGAAATAAAATTTTAACAGCAACTGCAGGTACAGCAATTATTAATCACCGTTTTTCTGAATATGGTCCTTATAAAGGAGATTTTACTGAAGAAGTAAAAGGAGCTATCGTTTCTTCTGCTGCTGGTAAAGCAACTGCATATGCATTAAACCGTTTACAAGATAGAGGTCGTTTCTTTATTGATATCAATCAAGAGATTTATATTGGTCAAGTAATTGGAGAAAACAGTAAATCTGATGATATGGCTGTAAACTTAATTAAAGGAAAGCAATTAACAAACATGCGTAAATCTGGTACAGATGAAGCTATGAAAATTGCACCGAAAGTAGATTTTTCTTTAGAAGAAAATATGGAATACATTAAAGAAGATGAGTATTTAGAAGTTACTCCAGAAAGCTTACGTATGCGTAAGATTGTTTTTAAAGGATAATTTTTATACTGAACTTTTTTTCAGTGTTTTAAATTAATAATATTTTTAGAAAAGCTCAAGTTTAAAACTTGAGCTTTTTTTATCTTTGTTCTATGAGTGAATTTAAAGTTTTTTTTGAAACATTACAACGTAGCCTAACCAATAATGAGTTTGTAAAACTTACATTAAGCAAACCGATGCGAAAAAGTGAAGGCTTGTTAAATGTATATGTGCGTTTATTTAAGGTTGATGGTAATGAGGTTTTTGAATTGAAATATAGACATGCAGAAGAGAATGAGTTTAAACAATTTTCTTTGGATGAACTAACTGTAGAACTAGAAAAACTATTATTAGAAACTTTTAGAACAGGCTGTTTATTTACCTTAAGCGAAGATTTAATAGTACTTGTTTCTAAAAAGAAATTGGTGTCTTATAGAGACAATGCACCGAGTTTTAAAAATAAATTACCAGAAATCCCATTACAATCTTAATTTCTTTTTTAGATAGATTTTAGACTAATTAAAGTTGAATTTTAAATAAAAAGTGAATTTATTATTTTAAAAACTAAATTAAAATTCCATCTTCTTTTACAAGTACAAAGTAGCTAAAGTTTGCATCATTTTAATTATATGTTGTTTTATCAATTACAGTAGTTAAAATTAAAAAATAGTCAATTTTTAGAATATATTTTTATGAAATTATGAAATATTAGTTTTTAGAGTTAATCTATTTATTATGAAATAACTAGATTCATAATTCTATTAAATATTCTACATTAAACAGACTTAATCGTAGTACTATAGTCTACCTTTGTATAAAATTGTTAAACCAATATTTATTCTTGACAGAATAAAGAAATACATCACTTAAAATTATGAATGCAATATTCACAGATGCTAGTTTTCAGAACATAGTAAACGTAGCCAATAAATATGGAATAAGTACAAATGCGGCTAAAGATTTAACATATTGTCTTATGAATAGTAATGGTACTATGGCTCAATTTAATATCGCTGAATTAGGTGGTGGTGGACAATGGATGCAAGGTGGTATGACCATGGTTGGAGATATGTTTAACAATAATCTTAAATATTTGGTAGACGGACTTTGTGTAGATTTATCTAACTTAATTCATCAAGGAGCTATCCAATACAAACCTTTACCTAAGACAGAAAACGGACAAGGTGGTTTTTCTGGAAATTGGTGGGGAGATTTAGGTTTTCCTAATTCTACCGGTAGTCAAAATGATACAAGTTATGCTATTTTTAATAACATACACCGTTTGGCAATTCAGCAAAATGGTAAAGTAACCATTTTTGATACGTTAGATCATAATATTGGTGGAGTAGGACAGCAACAAGGAGGAAATTATTCGGTTTCTTTTACAAGTCAATATGGTAATGTAGATTTAAATGCTTTACCTATTATCTCTGGAGGAAATAAACCACAACAATCAGCGCCAATTCAAAATAATGAAGTACAAAATAATATAATTGAAACGCCAATTGCACCTATTATGGAAGCTCCAATGCAGCCAAATAATAACATGAACAATTCTGCTTTCGAAGAAGATATTTTTGGAAAAATTGAAAAGTTAGCTGGTTTAAAAGACAAAGGAATTCTTTCTGTTGAAGAGTTCGAAAATAAGAAAGCTGATTTATTAAATAGATTGTAATAGAGGCTTAGTTGTTTTTATAACTATAGGATCAAATCCAAAAGTTGTGGGGTTATCTAATTATGCATAAATAATAGTAATTCTAAAAAGGATGAATTCTATGTTTCTATCTCCTATAAATTTTGTTCTAAATGTTTTATATTGCTTTATTCATCTTTTTAAGGTAGAATTCCCACTCCTAGGTAGGCTTCCAAATCTAATTGATGTTTAAATTTTTCTAGTTTTAATAAGAGTAAACCTTCAATATCTTGACAAACTTTAAAATATGTTGAATTCTTAAAGGCTTCTTCTAAACTAGTAAATTCTTCTTTTATTGCAATACAAGATGTTATTCCCATAGGCCAGAAAATAATTAAAATTAGCTAAAGTTAAAATAAAATTGATGTAATCTATAAAATGGTGTGTTGTTTTTTTTTTTTTTTAATGTTGTTACTGAAATAAATACTAGAGTCTGTGGATTCTGATGGTAAAGATGACGTTTTAGGAGGTAAACCAAAGAAATAATACAAAACGTTAATATTATAAAAGGATGTCTATGTATTTACATAACTACATTCAATCAGTATATTTTTACGAAAAAAATAATATTTTGAATATATTGTAATTTTAGATTTAAAATATCTATCCCTAATAAATTATTTTTAAGACAGCACCATAATCAATAACTAGCGCATCAAAAGAATCTTTTAAATCTATGTTGTTAAAATATGCCCATAAAGTTCTCAATACACCCGAATGTGTAACAATAGCAATGCTATCATAGTTTTTAGGAAGGTCTTCTACAAATGATATTGCTCGGTGTTGTAAATCTTGGTAAGACTCACCGTTTAGGGTAGATGCATGTACCCAATCATCGTACCAAGGTTGTATTTCATTATTAGGTATTTCGTCCCATTTTTTAAGTTCCCAAGAACCAAAATTAAGTTCCATTAAACGGTTATCGAATGTAATATCATCAGTAATAACTTGAGCTAATTGTTTGCAACGTTGCAAAGGACTAGAATACACTTTATCAAAACGAGTAGGAATCTGACTCAAAACCTTTTCTGCTTCT is a genomic window containing:
- the thiS gene encoding sulfur carrier protein ThiS, with protein sequence MITIKVNQENHQFSDNLALEQLIRFLEIKTNGIAVAINGSVVKKSDWSLRLLQNSDEVLIIKSTQGG
- the thiC gene encoding phosphomethylpyrimidine synthase ThiC; this encodes MKSKDTAPKQDGITRHPFPNSTKVYVAGKIHPQIKVAMREIALSDTTDSMTKKKTPNEPVTVYDTSGPYTDPNKEINIHAGIERIREQWILERRNVEQLDAFSSEYCNERLNDKSLDHMRFALLKKPLRAKKGQNVTQLHYAKQGMITPEMEYIAIRENQRIDEMTEIRKQHKGEHFGASIPDKITPEFVRSEVARGRAVIPSNINHPEAEPMILGRNFLVKINANIGNSAVTSSIEEEVEKAVWACRWGADNIMDLSTGENIHETREWIVRNSPVPVGTVPIYQALEKVNGVAEDLTWEIFKDTLIEQAEQGVDYFTIHAGVLLRYIPMTAKRVTGIVSRGGSIMAKWCLAHHKESFLYTHFEDICEILKQYDVAFSLGDGLRPGSVADANDEAQFAELETLGELTQIARKHEVQCFIEGPGHVPMHMIKENMEKQIDVCDEAPFYTLGPLTTDIAPGYDHITSGIGAAMIGWFGCAMLCYVTPKEHLGLPNKEDVRVGVVTYKLAAHAADLAKGHPGSQHRDNALSMARFEFRWNDQFNLGLDPERALEYHDETLPADGAKVAHFCSMCGPKFCSMKISQEVRDFAAENDIVDNEVIAKGMQEKSKEFKEKGSEVYL
- a CDS encoding thiamine phosphate synthase, translating into MIILISPENDIPNEIETLNQLFKEGLMVYHFRKPAKNYEEHVAYLNQVDKEFHNRIVVHYHHELINEFNLKGIHFQEQKRIDHIDDPSEYFKNLNMYGKTISSSFHEPKVLKDCYFEFDYHLLSPVFSSISKEGYEGKGFDVNHINKTIIGMGGINTDTIAQTIQLGFKGIGVLGGVWNAENPVESFINIKRAYQVCTAN
- a CDS encoding hydroxymethylpyrimidine/phosphomethylpyrimidine kinase, translated to MNQKNYILTIAGLDPSSGAGITSDMKTFEAHNLYGLSVCTAVTVQNDIEFTDCVWIEKKVILSQVKQLFKRFYIPVVKIGIIKSWKILLEVIQALKKLNPEIKIVLDPILKASAGFKFHSIQDLETFEKVLENCDFITPNYDEIKALFPDKSIEQTIEFIAERTNIYLKGGHRTDKKGWDEVYYSKIVKLNIPPITTKPIYEKHGSGCVLSSALAANLVKEIPLEDACRNTKLYTEQFLSSNESLLGTHNYQQK
- the thiE gene encoding thiamine phosphate synthase, which gives rise to MISKLQYISQGETPETHLENLQKACVSGADWVQLRLKNCDVETILETAQKAREITNSFNAKLIINDHYKIAKAVKADGVHLGKSDECPLVVRTYLGASFIIGGTANTAEDCNSLLDKKVDYIGLGPYRFTETKKNLSPVLGVLGYRKIVKELQTETPIIAIGGITLKDVSEIINTGIYGVAVSGEITKEVSSIAEFQEILN
- a CDS encoding thiazole synthase, with the protein product MSQKLKIADKEFTSRLFTGTGKFSSSQLMKEAVLASESELITVALKRVDVANEEDDILSHLNHKRINLLPNTSGVRTAKEAVFAAELSREALETNWVKLEIHPDPRYLLPDPIETLKAAEELVKLGFVVMPYIHADPVLCKRLEDVGVQCVMPLGAPIGSNKGLKTVDFLDIIIEQSNVPVIVDAGIGAPSHAAYAMELGADAVLVNTAIAVSQNPVAMAKAFKMAVEAGRIAYEAKLAPRSEMAIASSPLTSFLN
- the thiH gene encoding 2-iminoacetate synthase ThiH, whose translation is MSHFKELFDTYNWDFSLKSIFDKTAVEVEQALAKDKLDLEDFKALISPAAKPFLEEMAYKSQLLTKKRFGNTMQMYVPMYLSNECQNICTYCGFSMTNKIPRRTLTDAEILKEVAFLKAKGYDHILLVTGEANKTVGVAYIKNAIQLIRSQFSNITIEVQPLDQDEYELLVENGLYAVLVYQETYHRDEYKKHHPKGKKSNFDYRLDTPDRLGKAGIHKIGLGALFGLEDWRADSFFTALHLKYLQKTYWKTKYSISFPRLRPHSGGLEPKVEMTDSDLVQLICAFRLFDEDIELSMSTRESEVFRNHIVNLGITSISAESKTNPGGYSVAPQSLEQFEISDERSTAEVVQMLKNQDLEVVWKDWEHFR
- the moeB gene encoding molybdopterin-synthase adenylyltransferase MoeB, which gives rise to MMLTSEEKKQYNRHLILDKIGEEGQLKLKQAKVLVIGAGGLGCPVLQYLTAAGVGTIGIIDDDVVDQSNLQRQILYTIDDIGISKSKTAAKRLSRLNPFVKFDVYNEKLTRENAILLFTNYDIIVDGSDNFSTRYLVNDAAVITNKPLVYGSIFKFEGQVSVFNYQGSGTYRCLYPTPPKLDESPNCSEIGVLGVLPGIIGSLQANETIKIICGIGAVLANKLLIYDSLQMNQTILNFEKDTTLEITVLEADYDFFCGIVSSEEITIEELEKNKEKYNLLDVRETWEREGHHIGGQHIPLDELLERLDEVNQHKDLVVYCKSGVRSKKAINILFNNNYKPKILNLKGGCF
- the typA gene encoding translational GTPase TypA, which produces MQPIRNIAIIAHVDHGKTTLVDKIIDQAKILDDRKVRTDLLLDSNDLERERGITILSKNVSVHYKDTKINVIDTPGHADFGGEVERVLKMADGVLLLVDAFEGPMPQTRFVLGKALELGLTPIVVVNKVDKENCTPDIVHEKVFDLMFALEATEEQLDFATVYGSAKNNWMSTDWRNETDNIIPLLDAVLESIPETKYNAGTPQMQITSLDFSAFTGRIAIGRVFRGDLEVGKDYMLCKADGSTKKVRIKELHVFEGMGKLQVEKVPCGDICAITGIEGFEIGDTIADLENPEALPRTEIDQPTMSMLFTINNSPFFGKEGKYVTSRHLRDRLFKELEKNLALKVETTDSEDKFNVFGRGVLHLSVLIETMRREGYELQVGRPQVIIKMVDGKKHEPMETLSIDVPEDMASKAINLVSLRKGDMLIMEPKGDLQHLEFTIPSRGLIGLRNKILTATAGTAIINHRFSEYGPYKGDFTEEVKGAIVSSAAGKATAYALNRLQDRGRFFIDINQEIYIGQVIGENSKSDDMAVNLIKGKQLTNMRKSGTDEAMKIAPKVDFSLEENMEYIKEDEYLEVTPESLRMRKIVFKG